Proteins from a genomic interval of Arachis hypogaea cultivar Tifrunner chromosome 10, arahy.Tifrunner.gnm2.J5K5, whole genome shotgun sequence:
- the LOC112716232 gene encoding structural maintenance of chromosomes protein 2-2-like: MAMFKKAEDEYNDLMSEKDIIENDKSKIKKVIKELDEKKETLNLTWVKVNNDFGSISSTVLPDTMAKLELPEGCSFLDGLEVRVAFGGVWK, translated from the exons ATGGCAATGTTTAAGAAAGCAGAAGATGAGTACAATGATTTAATGTCAGAGAAAGACATAATTGAG AATGACAAGTCTAAAATTAAGAAAGtgatcaaagaactggatgagaAAAAGGAGACACTAAATTTGACCTGGGTCAAAGTAAACAA TGATTTTGGATCCATATCTTCTACAGTACTACCGGATACGATGGCTAAGTTAGAACTTCCAGAAGGATGCAGTTTTCTTGATGGTCTTGAGGTTCGGGTTGCATTTGGAGGTGTTTGGAAATAG